One region of Chitinophaga varians genomic DNA includes:
- a CDS encoding gliding motility-associated C-terminal domain-containing protein produces the protein MRNYTLSFIHKTILVAGMLLMLGSRLLAQTDISIGTGTTGNSDIGYPCPLQDYYEGNRAQYLFTAAELTAAGMAPGYITGLKFVVKNLNNADLIEQYGISIGTTTVSTLSETSWVPGTTVVRAPADYTILNGVNSFPFASNFFWNGTDNIVVEVCSGSPASNTGTFYSHNPEVAFTTGLAFNGSHTYRADNEDNLCGTIETDNTGTMTTRPNITFSWIPATACTGAPTAGNAVSSTSSVCLNGTFDLRLNGATVASGLTYQWQQSADNVTWTNITGADKSMLTTTQKATSWYRCIVTCTASTQSATSTAVSVSSPTLVSGNFTINKALPTSGNNFASFNDAYNYLKCGINGPVVFNVVAGSGPYTEQLLLKPVPGASATNTITFNGNGDTLKFNATSANRGVIQLDDADYFTFNNLVIKAMGSGSSGYGYGVFLTNDADFNTISNSTILVDSTSTSSSSYAGIVISSSYTSPTTSGDAKCDNNTFTSNKIVGGYYGVVLTGSSTMANMSNKITNNTITEFYNSGVNASGSFNTLVENNIISRPARSNVSTFYGIYFSNLNTKANITRNRISNPFGGAPASVSGSYGIYFSSTDALSQLENVVSNNLVYNFTGKGDAYGIYNSSSDNVWYFHNTIALDGASTSATTYTARGFYQTSQADGIEFVNNLIAVTRGGGGSKYAVYFNTTTGTIHANNNLYYMAAQGGTSFTGYYTANRSTLLDWQTASKQDTVSLSSNPLFAGVAAGNYQPTSASIDNKGLPAGITVDINSNTRSTTTPDIGAYEFTPGPCTTPPTPGDATVSTTPVCVNRKVSLSLINNSIGLGQTYQWQTAAVAGGPYTNIGNPMTNPDTTITATATLYYRVAVTCTGNTAYSTPVLLTVNPAFPGGTYTINKGAPSSATNFVSFNAAKAALECGIAGPVIFNVVSASGPYAEQLILDSIAGMSATNTITFNGNGNTIKFAPNDDNERAVIKLRGADYVTFDSLVIDARGGTNGYGVHLLANADNNKITHNRILTDNTSSSSGMAGVVINGGDASTSSGSNNLCDNNLVRGNNINGGYYGVIVYGTTPGSPSGNRIDSNAISEFYSYGVYLTNAENTVVDHNDIFRTSRSSVSYSNYGISVNSKGDGTVISGNRIHGLFNAATTTTNSFYGIEFSSADAIVTNPAKVINNVIYDIRGSGTQRGFYNYSSDFVLYYHNTVALNDAVNTGSAETTGMYQTSAVAGVEFLNNILDISRAGSGNRTAIYISSTAEFKSDYNDIFVKSSRNTAYTGNNGNNYITLADWRAGAKLDSNSLAIQPVFADPSVGNFAPVISPLDNSGRPVGVAIDILGTVRSTTTPDIGAYEISIPECTSPPLAGNATVDPTTPICMGTAIKLDLVGNSKGGHQTYQWQVSATATGPWKYVSDTQYVSVFNTIAGAEKYFRCAVVCSNRDTAYSTPVMVNLNDPLLAGTYTINPAQPTSTTNFQSFAAAVSKLECGIAGPVLFLAANGTYTEQLTMRNIPGASAVNRVTFSSASGNAADVTISYAGTSALNYVLKLDSVSYVTWQKITFKPTGTTYTRAVEFAKKASYDSLQLCAITLPVSTSTGTNSAGVYASNCTGLGNVITGNTFTEGANGVYWVNSYGELMSPGVTIDSNTINRSYNYAVYASYVNRLTVRKNTINLNGALASTTYGVYAGDCDTAITVARNKININNTASKGYAIYLSYCDPGAAAPGLVTGNEIFARTANTGELRGITMTSSNTTTVSNNVVSIHTTATNSYGLYSEYGKNLNYLNNSILNTSTSSNNNYAAYFSHTSSSASPVKVRNNIFSSDAGRTMYVANPNYLNSDYNTLYTTGTVLVRQNTPAASYATLADYRTGSGLDANAIVYKPAFTGVNDLHPVLTDPEVWAIHGRGVQVPGNDKDIDGNPRPVTLQEGVPDMGAYEFLPTSVPPALPAFPAAPAAGVTQTFMFGTDTVTKITWNNATLPSNMTVRRYSGVKPPNIAPGTDFMYFYTDVDVTPSSGVYNFNIQQFYLDPWQGYIKRQKDIRLAMTDSTDKWKTDTLSKVDDIANVIVDSTLHYFDKFTGLNGGINAPQQLQPADSSNRGTRFWVGYGHHQFFTGDNSQQMVLYLNAKDSSNVTVRVNGTSWVRTYHIPANKTITTETLPKGGMNDSRLLEEGWSDRGISIESDVPIVAYAHIYGSASSGATMLLPVGTYGYDYYALTSRQNYGTDTYSWFYVVADYDNTTVEITPSVPTLAGRPANQTFTVTLNKGEVYQVLGALQAGSEGFDVSGSHVRSIVNSDGKCFPLAFFSGSSRTGIGCGGSSGSSGDNLIQQNFPSQAWGKKYLTAPTSIDNDAASFMTNIYRVLVKDQATIVKRNGVALTGLINNRFYQYESNTADYIEANQPVMVAQYMSSSGSCDNTWGDGDPEMIYLSPLEQGIKQVGLYRNTVESINTNYLTLIIPTGGLSSLQIDGSNLFDHTYAHPNHPGYTVVVKRWDAAAAQCNVVADSAFTAITYGLGSVESYGYNAGTLVKNLNILPAFSNVLNPSSGNNTYTCAKTPFRFSMLIPVKPTTLTWKLSAVKNLTPAVDVVQTNPVPKDSLVANDRTYYRFVLPDEYVFSAPGTYNVPILISHPDIESCNNSFEAILSMKVIPAPVVDFTSAYSGCVGDVAQFTGSATTSNNVGINSWNWNFGDTTYGYRKDTTKQFRYPGIHKVKLSIVAAEGCIGDTTKEVEVYAPGIAAIVKDSMTVCSGSDVSLAVKDPEAGVLYNWYDAPTGGNLLFTGNVYTINAVSVSGTYYLEAINHGCPGASRAKAVVHVLPLLTTPVVRVDTVGVNMIRFKWDKVPNATSYEVSTDGGLTWTQPSSGREGLEHTITGLQPSQSVKLLVKVRGCEDKISDPAEGKTLPDGIYIPNTFTPNNDGKNDVLKVYGYIINKIHIAIFDQWGEKVFESNSQDIGWDGTYKGKTMPSGVYIYVCHLVLKDGSSVEKKGVINLIR, from the coding sequence ATGAGAAATTATACGCTTTCGTTTATTCACAAAACCATCCTCGTGGCAGGTATGCTACTGATGCTGGGCAGCCGTCTGCTGGCGCAGACCGATATCAGCATCGGTACCGGTACCACGGGGAACAGTGATATCGGATATCCCTGTCCGTTACAGGACTACTATGAGGGCAACAGGGCGCAGTACCTGTTTACGGCAGCAGAGCTTACCGCTGCCGGTATGGCCCCGGGATATATTACCGGCCTTAAGTTCGTTGTTAAAAACCTGAACAATGCCGATCTGATCGAACAATACGGCATCAGCATTGGCACTACTACCGTGAGCACCCTGAGCGAAACCAGCTGGGTGCCCGGTACCACTGTGGTGCGCGCGCCGGCAGACTATACCATCCTCAATGGCGTCAACAGCTTCCCTTTCGCCAGTAATTTTTTCTGGAACGGAACAGACAATATTGTAGTGGAAGTATGTAGCGGCTCACCCGCCTCCAATACAGGCACCTTCTATTCCCACAACCCGGAAGTGGCTTTCACCACCGGGTTGGCGTTCAACGGCTCGCATACTTATCGCGCCGATAACGAAGATAACCTCTGCGGTACCATTGAAACCGACAATACCGGTACCATGACCACCCGTCCGAACATCACGTTCTCCTGGATTCCCGCCACTGCCTGTACCGGTGCGCCTACCGCCGGCAATGCGGTGTCCAGCACGAGCAGCGTATGTCTCAACGGTACTTTCGACCTGCGCCTCAATGGCGCCACCGTAGCTTCCGGGCTCACCTATCAGTGGCAGCAGTCTGCTGATAATGTTACCTGGACCAACATCACCGGCGCTGATAAAAGCATGCTGACGACCACACAAAAAGCTACCAGCTGGTACCGCTGTATCGTCACCTGTACTGCCAGCACACAGAGCGCTACCTCTACGGCTGTAAGCGTTTCATCGCCTACACTGGTGTCCGGCAACTTTACCATCAATAAGGCGTTGCCCACATCCGGCAACAACTTCGCCTCTTTCAACGATGCCTATAACTACCTGAAATGTGGTATCAACGGCCCTGTGGTGTTCAACGTGGTGGCCGGCAGCGGCCCCTATACGGAACAACTGTTGCTGAAACCCGTGCCCGGCGCATCAGCTACCAATACCATCACCTTTAACGGTAACGGCGATACGCTGAAATTTAACGCCACCTCTGCCAACAGAGGCGTTATCCAGCTGGACGATGCCGATTATTTCACTTTTAATAACCTCGTGATCAAAGCGATGGGCAGCGGTAGCTCCGGTTACGGCTACGGCGTGTTCCTGACCAACGACGCAGACTTTAATACTATCAGCAACTCCACCATACTGGTGGATTCCACTTCTACCAGCAGCAGCAGTTACGCTGGTATCGTGATCAGCAGCTCTTATACATCGCCCACCACCTCCGGTGACGCGAAATGTGATAACAACACTTTCACCTCCAACAAAATTGTCGGCGGTTATTATGGCGTTGTGCTCACCGGTAGCAGTACCATGGCGAACATGAGCAACAAAATCACCAACAATACCATTACTGAATTCTATAATTCCGGGGTAAATGCCAGCGGATCATTTAACACGTTAGTGGAGAATAATATCATCAGCAGGCCGGCGCGGTCCAACGTGTCGACCTTCTATGGTATCTATTTCTCCAATCTGAATACCAAAGCCAATATCACCCGTAACCGCATCAGCAACCCTTTTGGCGGCGCACCTGCCAGCGTGAGCGGCAGTTACGGGATTTATTTCTCCAGCACGGACGCGCTGTCGCAACTGGAGAACGTAGTGTCCAACAACCTGGTGTATAACTTCACCGGTAAAGGCGATGCCTACGGTATCTATAACTCCAGCTCCGACAACGTATGGTATTTCCATAACACCATTGCGCTGGACGGAGCTTCCACCAGCGCGACTACCTATACGGCCCGTGGTTTCTATCAGACTTCCCAGGCCGATGGTATTGAGTTTGTCAATAACCTCATCGCAGTGACCCGCGGCGGCGGTGGCAGCAAATATGCGGTATACTTCAATACCACCACCGGTACCATCCACGCCAATAATAACCTGTACTATATGGCCGCACAAGGCGGTACCAGCTTTACAGGCTACTATACGGCCAACCGCAGCACGTTGCTCGACTGGCAAACGGCTTCCAAACAGGATACTGTCTCCTTGTCATCCAACCCGCTGTTTGCAGGTGTTGCCGCCGGCAACTATCAGCCTACCAGCGCTTCTATAGATAACAAAGGGCTGCCTGCAGGTATCACCGTCGATATTAACAGCAATACCCGCAGCACCACTACGCCTGACATCGGCGCCTACGAGTTTACGCCTGGTCCGTGTACTACGCCGCCGACACCCGGCGACGCCACTGTGAGCACTACACCGGTGTGCGTTAATCGTAAAGTGTCGCTCAGTCTAATTAATAACAGCATCGGTCTGGGACAAACTTACCAATGGCAAACAGCTGCCGTAGCGGGAGGTCCTTATACCAACATCGGCAACCCGATGACCAATCCGGATACTACTATAACAGCAACGGCTACCCTGTATTATCGTGTGGCGGTGACCTGTACGGGCAATACAGCCTACAGCACTCCGGTGCTGCTGACAGTAAACCCGGCCTTCCCGGGCGGTACGTACACCATCAATAAAGGCGCACCGTCCAGCGCGACTAACTTTGTCAGCTTCAACGCTGCCAAAGCTGCCCTGGAATGCGGTATCGCCGGTCCGGTGATATTCAATGTGGTATCCGCTTCAGGCCCTTATGCCGAACAGCTGATACTGGATTCCATCGCCGGTATGTCCGCCACCAACACCATTACCTTTAACGGTAACGGCAATACGATCAAGTTTGCGCCGAACGATGATAACGAAAGAGCCGTGATCAAACTGCGTGGCGCTGACTACGTGACCTTCGACAGCCTCGTGATAGATGCACGCGGCGGTACCAACGGTTATGGCGTACACCTGCTGGCCAATGCGGACAACAACAAGATCACGCATAACCGCATCCTTACCGATAACACCTCCAGCAGCTCCGGTATGGCCGGTGTTGTGATCAATGGTGGTGACGCCAGCACCAGCAGCGGTTCCAATAACCTCTGCGATAACAACCTGGTACGCGGTAATAATATCAACGGAGGATATTACGGTGTGATCGTTTATGGTACAACACCAGGTTCGCCTTCCGGTAACCGTATCGACAGCAACGCCATCAGTGAATTCTATTCCTACGGCGTATACCTGACTAACGCAGAGAATACCGTAGTAGACCACAACGACATCTTCCGGACGTCACGCAGCAGCGTGTCTTACTCCAACTATGGCATCAGTGTGAACAGCAAAGGCGATGGCACCGTTATCAGCGGCAACCGTATCCATGGCCTCTTCAATGCTGCCACAACCACCACGAACTCCTTCTATGGTATTGAGTTCAGCAGCGCCGATGCTATCGTTACCAACCCGGCGAAAGTGATCAACAACGTGATATACGATATCCGTGGAAGTGGTACGCAGCGTGGTTTCTATAACTACAGCAGTGACTTTGTGCTGTACTACCACAATACCGTTGCGCTGAACGACGCCGTTAACACCGGCAGCGCGGAAACCACCGGTATGTATCAGACCAGCGCCGTGGCGGGAGTGGAATTCCTCAATAACATCCTTGATATCAGTCGTGCCGGCAGCGGTAACAGAACAGCTATCTATATCTCTTCTACTGCGGAATTTAAATCCGATTACAACGATATCTTCGTAAAAAGCAGCCGTAACACCGCTTACACCGGTAACAACGGCAACAACTACATCACCCTCGCCGACTGGCGTGCCGGTGCTAAGCTGGACAGCAACTCCCTCGCTATTCAGCCGGTATTTGCCGATCCTTCCGTAGGTAATTTCGCACCGGTGATTTCCCCGCTGGACAACAGCGGCCGCCCGGTAGGCGTCGCCATCGACATCCTGGGCACCGTCCGCAGTACTACCACACCGGACATAGGTGCGTATGAAATCAGCATCCCTGAATGTACTTCACCACCGTTAGCAGGTAATGCAACGGTAGACCCTACCACGCCGATTTGTATGGGTACGGCCATTAAGCTGGACCTCGTGGGCAACAGCAAAGGAGGGCATCAGACTTACCAGTGGCAAGTGTCCGCTACCGCTACCGGTCCGTGGAAATATGTGAGCGACACCCAGTACGTGAGTGTTTTCAATACCATCGCCGGTGCTGAGAAATACTTCCGTTGCGCGGTGGTGTGCAGCAACCGTGATACCGCGTACTCCACACCGGTAATGGTGAACCTCAATGATCCGTTGCTGGCCGGCACTTACACCATCAACCCGGCACAACCTACCAGCACCACCAACTTCCAGTCTTTTGCAGCTGCTGTCTCCAAACTGGAATGCGGTATCGCAGGACCGGTGTTGTTCCTCGCCGCCAACGGCACGTATACCGAGCAACTGACCATGCGCAATATACCGGGTGCTTCTGCTGTCAACAGGGTGACCTTCAGCAGTGCTTCCGGGAATGCGGCAGATGTGACCATCAGCTACGCCGGTACGTCCGCGCTGAACTATGTGCTGAAGCTTGACAGTGTGAGTTATGTGACCTGGCAGAAAATCACCTTTAAACCAACAGGCACTACTTACACAAGGGCCGTTGAATTTGCGAAGAAAGCATCTTATGACAGCCTGCAGCTGTGTGCCATCACCCTGCCTGTATCTACGTCCACAGGTACCAACAGCGCCGGTGTGTACGCCAGCAACTGTACCGGCCTGGGCAACGTGATCACCGGCAATACCTTCACCGAAGGCGCTAACGGCGTGTATTGGGTAAACAGCTATGGCGAATTAATGTCTCCGGGCGTTACCATCGACAGCAATACCATCAACCGTTCGTATAACTATGCTGTTTATGCATCGTATGTCAACAGGCTGACCGTGCGTAAAAACACCATCAACCTGAATGGAGCCCTGGCTTCAACAACATATGGCGTTTATGCGGGCGATTGTGATACCGCTATCACCGTTGCCAGAAATAAAATCAATATCAACAATACCGCTTCCAAAGGATATGCGATCTACCTCAGCTATTGCGATCCGGGAGCAGCAGCGCCCGGCCTGGTGACCGGCAATGAAATATTTGCCCGCACGGCTAACACTGGTGAACTGAGAGGTATCACCATGACATCTTCCAATACTACTACTGTTAGCAACAACGTGGTCAGCATTCATACTACTGCTACCAATTCGTACGGCCTTTACAGTGAGTATGGCAAGAACCTGAATTATCTTAACAACAGTATCCTGAACACTTCCACCAGCAGTAACAATAACTATGCGGCTTACTTCTCGCATACGTCTTCTTCTGCTTCTCCGGTGAAAGTGAGAAACAACATCTTCTCTTCCGATGCAGGCCGTACCATGTATGTCGCTAATCCGAACTATCTGAACAGCGATTACAATACATTGTACACTACCGGTACTGTATTGGTAAGACAGAATACGCCGGCAGCGTCTTACGCTACACTGGCTGACTACCGCACCGGTAGCGGCCTCGATGCCAACGCGATCGTGTACAAACCGGCGTTTACAGGGGTTAACGACCTGCATCCGGTGCTCACAGATCCGGAAGTGTGGGCCATCCATGGCCGTGGCGTGCAGGTGCCTGGCAACGATAAGGACATCGACGGTAACCCAAGACCGGTGACATTGCAGGAAGGCGTGCCAGACATGGGCGCCTATGAATTCCTGCCTACTTCCGTGCCTCCGGCATTACCGGCCTTCCCGGCCGCACCGGCAGCAGGTGTTACCCAGACCTTCATGTTCGGTACCGATACCGTGACGAAGATCACCTGGAACAATGCCACCCTGCCGTCCAATATGACCGTACGCCGCTATTCCGGCGTGAAACCGCCGAATATCGCCCCGGGCACGGACTTCATGTATTTCTACACAGACGTGGACGTTACCCCGTCCAGCGGCGTGTACAACTTCAATATCCAGCAGTTCTATCTCGATCCCTGGCAGGGTTATATCAAACGCCAGAAAGACATCCGCCTGGCGATGACCGACAGCACGGACAAGTGGAAGACAGACACGCTCAGTAAGGTGGATGATATCGCCAATGTGATCGTTGACAGCACGCTGCATTATTTTGACAAATTCACCGGACTGAATGGCGGTATTAACGCACCGCAGCAGCTGCAGCCCGCAGACAGCTCCAACAGGGGCACCCGCTTCTGGGTAGGTTATGGCCATCACCAGTTCTTCACCGGCGACAACAGCCAGCAGATGGTGCTGTACCTGAACGCGAAAGACTCTTCCAACGTGACAGTCCGCGTAAACGGTACTTCATGGGTACGTACCTATCACATACCGGCCAATAAAACCATCACGACGGAAACACTGCCCAAAGGCGGTATGAACGACTCCCGTCTGCTGGAAGAAGGCTGGTCCGACAGAGGCATCAGCATCGAAAGTGATGTGCCTATTGTGGCCTATGCGCATATTTATGGCAGCGCCTCTTCCGGCGCCACCATGCTGCTGCCGGTAGGTACTTATGGCTACGATTACTATGCGCTGACTTCCAGGCAGAATTACGGTACAGATACCTATTCCTGGTTCTATGTGGTGGCGGATTATGACAACACCACCGTGGAAATAACGCCCAGCGTGCCTACGCTGGCAGGCCGTCCGGCCAACCAGACGTTTACCGTCACGCTGAACAAAGGTGAAGTGTACCAGGTACTGGGCGCACTGCAAGCCGGTTCTGAAGGGTTCGACGTATCCGGCAGCCACGTGCGTTCCATTGTGAACAGCGACGGTAAGTGTTTCCCGCTGGCCTTCTTCTCCGGCAGCAGCCGTACCGGTATCGGATGTGGCGGCAGTTCGGGTAGCTCTGGTGATAACCTCATCCAGCAAAACTTCCCGTCACAGGCATGGGGTAAAAAATACCTGACGGCGCCTACTTCTATCGATAATGACGCTGCCAGCTTTATGACCAACATCTACCGCGTACTGGTGAAAGACCAGGCCACTATCGTGAAACGTAATGGCGTGGCACTGACCGGTCTGATCAACAACCGCTTCTATCAGTATGAAAGCAATACCGCCGATTACATCGAAGCCAATCAACCGGTAATGGTGGCACAATACATGTCGTCCAGCGGCTCCTGTGATAACACATGGGGTGATGGTGATCCGGAAATGATCTACCTCAGCCCGCTCGAACAGGGTATCAAACAAGTCGGTTTGTACCGCAATACCGTTGAATCTATCAACACCAACTATCTTACCCTCATCATACCAACAGGCGGATTGAGTTCTTTACAGATCGATGGCAGCAACCTGTTTGACCACACTTACGCGCATCCTAACCATCCCGGCTATACGGTAGTGGTGAAAAGGTGGGATGCCGCCGCAGCACAATGTAATGTTGTCGCTGACTCGGCCTTCACCGCTATCACTTACGGCTTGGGAAGTGTGGAAAGCTATGGTTACAACGCCGGAACATTGGTGAAGAACCTCAATATCCTGCCGGCCTTCAGCAACGTGCTGAACCCGTCCAGTGGCAATAACACGTACACCTGTGCGAAAACGCCGTTCCGCTTCTCCATGCTGATACCGGTGAAACCCACCACACTCACCTGGAAGCTGAGCGCTGTAAAGAACCTGACACCTGCGGTGGACGTGGTGCAGACCAATCCGGTACCTAAAGATTCACTGGTGGCTAATGACCGTACTTACTACCGTTTTGTGCTGCCGGACGAATATGTGTTCTCTGCACCGGGTACTTACAACGTGCCTATCCTGATTTCCCATCCGGACATCGAAAGCTGTAACAACAGCTTTGAGGCCATCCTCTCCATGAAAGTAATACCAGCGCCGGTGGTGGACTTCACCAGTGCATACTCCGGTTGTGTGGGCGATGTGGCCCAGTTCACCGGCAGCGCCACTACCAGCAACAATGTGGGCATCAACAGCTGGAACTGGAATTTCGGTGATACCACTTACGGTTACCGGAAGGATACGACCAAACAATTCAGATATCCCGGCATCCATAAAGTGAAACTCAGCATCGTAGCGGCAGAAGGATGTATCGGTGATACCACGAAAGAAGTGGAAGTATATGCGCCGGGCATTGCTGCTATCGTGAAAGACTCCATGACCGTGTGCTCCGGCAGTGATGTGTCACTGGCCGTAAAAGATCCGGAAGCAGGCGTGCTGTACAACTGGTACGATGCGCCGACAGGAGGTAACCTGCTCTTTACCGGTAACGTATACACGATCAATGCAGTGAGCGTCAGCGGTACCTACTACCTCGAAGCTATCAATCATGGCTGTCCGGGCGCAAGCCGTGCCAAAGCAGTGGTACATGTGCTGCCGCTGTTGACCACACCGGTGGTGAGAGTGGACACCGTAGGCGTAAACATGATACGCTTCAAATGGGACAAGGTGCCCAATGCCACCAGCTACGAAGTATCTACCGATGGCGGTCTTACCTGGACACAACCATCGTCCGGAAGAGAAGGACTGGAGCATACGATCACCGGTCTGCAGCCATCACAGAGCGTGAAACTCCTCGTGAAAGTGAGAGGTTGTGAGGACAAAATATCTGATCCGGCCGAAGGCAAAACCCTGCCGGATGGTATCTACATCCCCAACACCTTTACACCGAACAACGACGGTAAGAATGACGTGCTGAAAGTGTATGGTTATATCATCAACAAAATACACATCGCCATATTCGATCAGTGGGGTGAAAAAGTGTTTGAGTCCAATAGCCAGGATATAGGATGGGACGGTACTTACAAAGGCAAGACAATGCCTTCCGGCGTGTACATCTATGTATGTCACCTGGTATTGAAAGACGGTTCCAGTGTAGAGAAAAAAGGTGTGATCAACCTGATCCGATAA
- a CDS encoding T9SS type A sorting domain-containing protein, whose translation MKYLLAFIITAALLHGGITHAAAHSCRQGIDSLLNSARSITAYPNPASVSVHVKSVKELRELVIYGLDGRQVRRIATPGKDHMVQVSGLAQGSYMLRALFEDGTRTSKMIIKQ comes from the coding sequence ATGAAGTACTTGCTTGCTTTCATAATTACAGCTGCGTTGCTGCATGGGGGAATAACCCATGCAGCAGCCCACAGCTGTCGGCAGGGGATAGACAGTCTGCTTAACAGCGCCCGGTCTATCACTGCTTATCCCAATCCGGCCTCTGTGTCCGTACATGTGAAGTCAGTGAAAGAACTGCGCGAGCTGGTCATTTACGGACTGGACGGCAGACAGGTAAGGAGAATAGCCACACCGGGGAAAGACCATATGGTACAGGTTTCCGGACTGGCCCAGGGTTCTTACATGTTACGGGCCTTATTTGAAGATGGGACAAGAACGTCAAAGATGATCATCAAACAATAA